Genomic DNA from Marinobacter sp. LV10MA510-1:
GTAACGAACAGACATCACCATGGCTTGTTGGTCGTATTGGCTGCGGGTGACCCCAATGCCGGCCAGATCGCGCACCCGGGATTGGGCACCGTCGGCACCTACCACCAGGGTTGCGGTAATGGCGGTGTCGTTATCCAGATCCAGCTGCGCGTGATCAGGGTTCTGGGTGAGGTTTGTAACTGCAACGCCCGGCATTAACGTGATGTTTTTCTGAGTACTTGCGGCCTGCCAAAGAGCCGCCTGAGTAACGCTGTTTTCCACAATGTGGCCAAGGTGGCTGGCGCCCAGTTTATCGGCGTTGAATTCCACTCGTGCCAAGGGCTTTGGCAGCAGGCGGGTAAGCGGGTGTGAAGACTGGTCCCATACCGCCAGGCGGCGATAGGGCGTGGCGCGCATGGCCAGAATATTGTCCCATGCCTGAAGGCTCTGCAAGTAGCGTTCACTGCCGGCGCTGAGCGCTGACACGCGAATATCGGGCGTGCTGGCTGGCACAAATTCGGGGGCGTCAGCAAAGTCAATCAGCGCCACGCGAAAACCGTTGCGGCCCAGGCCTGTCGCAAGGGCTGCACCCACCATGCCGGCGCCGACAACCGCAATATCAAATGCTTGAGTCATATCGGATTCCTGTTTGTTGTTATCAGTTTACGCGATGGCAACAAACAGGCAAGCCGTGGAGTGGATGTTGTTTTTTTGTACGCAGCCTCAATCGGCTTTATACATGTGCATATCACGCTGGGGGAAGGGAATACTGATGCCTTCGGCGTCGAACGCCTTCTTGACGCGTTCCTGCATGTCCCAGTAAAACGGCCACAGGTCTGCGGATTTGGTCCAGACGCGCACGGTCAGGTCAACAGAGCTGTCGCCCAGGCCGCCTACCACAATCATCGGTTCCGGGTCTTTCAGAGAGCGTTCGTCTTCTTCAATCAGGCGCTTGATGGTGGCTTTGGCCTTATCAATGTCGTCACCGTAGCCAATGCCAAAGCTCATGTCGCAGCGGCGGGTAGGGTAGGCGCTGAGGTTGGTCAGGCTGGAGTTGGACAGGTCGCCGTTGGGAATAATAATGCGGCGGTTATCAAAGGTATTAACGATGGTGTACAGAATAGAGATTTCCACCACCGAACCCAGGTAGCCCTGGGCTTCGATGACATCGCCCACTTTGAATGGCTTGAAGATCAGAATCAGCACGCCGCCGGCGAAATTGCCCAGGCTGCCTTGCAGTGCCAGGCCAATGGCCAAGCCGGCCGCACCAATAATGGCAATAAAGGACGTGGTGGCAATGCCCACCATGGATGCCACGGAAATCAGCAGCAGAATTTTCAGAATGGCGGATAACAGGCCGCACAGAAAGGTATTCAGCGTAGGGTCTTTTTTGCCAAGTTTGCTATCCAGTAAGCGAACAAACCGGTTAATCAGCCACATACCCACAATCAGGGTGATAATGGCCAGTACCACTTTGGGTGCGTAGGCCATGACCAGTGTGATGGCCTGGTCTACCAGTTCTGTGGCGCGGCCGTTGGCGCCGAACAAATCTTCCATAGCTAACTCCTTGTGAACATTTTTGTTTTATGAAATACGCGGGTGGGCGTGCTTGGCCCACTGTGCGATGGCGTCCGGACCGCCATGCATAATCACTGTGCCGGGTTTGCGGCCTAGCTGGTAATCGTACATTGGGTCGTAGTAATGCTCTAGCAGGCTTTGTATCCAGGCGTTATGGCCGTCGCTGGCGCCGTTCTCTGCCTGTTGGGCCAGCGCGGACTCCATCATGCTGCGCAGTTGCTGATGGCGTTCGCCGCCAAGGCGCTTACGAATGCGATCGAGCGCGCTTAAAAGGTAGTCGCAGAAATTTAGCCAGCCGGCATTTTCGCCATTCAGGTTCGTGTAGTCGGCCAGCATATTTTCGACATAGTCTTGGCGAATAATATCAATGCGCTCGGCCATTGGTCGGTCCAGTACGGCCAACGGTGCCGCAGCCATGCGCTCCCGCAGGCTGACGGGCAGCGCGCAATGCCCCACAAGACGGCTTTCGTCTTCCAGATAAATGGGGCCGCCGTGATGATGCCTGGCGTGCAGCATGGCGACTGCAAGCTGGTTTTC
This window encodes:
- a CDS encoding mechanosensitive ion channel family protein codes for the protein MEDLFGANGRATELVDQAITLVMAYAPKVVLAIITLIVGMWLINRFVRLLDSKLGKKDPTLNTFLCGLLSAILKILLLISVASMVGIATTSFIAIIGAAGLAIGLALQGSLGNFAGGVLILIFKPFKVGDVIEAQGYLGSVVEISILYTIVNTFDNRRIIIPNGDLSNSSLTNLSAYPTRRCDMSFGIGYGDDIDKAKATIKRLIEEDERSLKDPEPMIVVGGLGDSSVDLTVRVWTKSADLWPFYWDMQERVKKAFDAEGISIPFPQRDMHMYKAD